In Acidobacteriota bacterium, the DNA window CGGCTCCTCCCTCGACCGGGTCGCCTACATGCCGATCGGGACCTTCGAGAAGATGTGGGGGAGCCGCCGCTCGGTCACCGTCTACCTGCAGCCCCGCAACCCGGCCGCCCTCGAGGAGTCGCTCGAGCGGTCGCGCGTGGCCCTGCGCCTCATGCGGCGCCTGCGGCCGGCGCAGCCCGACGATTTCGACATCCTGGTCCCCGAGGCCGACCGCGACTTCCTCCTCCGCATCATCGGCATCGTCGGGGTCGCCGTCATCCCCATCAGTTCGCTGGCCCTGCTGGTGGCCGGCATCGTGGTCATGAACATGATGCTGGTGAGCGTGACCGAGCGGACGCGCGAGATCGGGGTGCGCAAATCCCTGGGGGCGCGCAACCGTGACATCTTCGCCGAAATCCTGTTCGAATCGGCCATCCTCACCGCCCTCGGCGGCGCCGCGGGGCTCGCCCTCTCCCTCGTCGGGGCGCTCGGGCTGGGGAGGGCATTCGGGGAGAGCGTACCCGTCTCCGGCGTCTACGCCGCGCTGGCGATCGGGATCTCCGTCCTGATCGGGTGCGGCGCCGGCTTCTTCCCCGCCTGGATCGCGTCCCGGATGACGCCGGTGGAGGCGCTGCGCCATGAAAACTGACCCGCGCCCCGCCCGGTTCAACCGCGAAAACCTCGACTTCGCGCTCGCGAACATCCTGGCGTTCAGATTCCGCTCCCTGCTGACCATCCTCGGCATCATCGTCGGGATCGTCACCGTGGTCCTGGTCGCGTCGGTCCTGGTGGGGGTGCGGCGCAACATCGCGTTGCTGTTCCAGGAATTCGGCCCGGACAACATCTTCGCCTACCACCTCAACGGGGACCCCGGCAATCCCACCATCAAGCCGGAGGAGCTGACGCGCAAACCGCTCCGGACGGAGTTTGCGCGCCTGCTCCCGGAGGCGTGCCCCTCGCTCGAGGACGCCGCGGCCCAGGTCCTGGTGCCGAACCTGGTCGGCGGCCGGGCCGTCACGGCGCGGTACCGCGGAATCGAAAACACCAATATGCAGCTGCAGGGGGCCACCTGGAACTTCGCCCGGGTCACCAACGCCGAGCTGGAGTCGGGCCGCGCCTACACCCGGGAGGAGGAGAGGCGGCGCGCGAAGGTATGCCTCCTGGGGGCCAACGTCGCCGTCTCCCTCTTCCCCGGCGGCGACGCTCTGGGGAAAAGCATCCGGGTCGACGGAGTCCTTTATACCGTGACCGGCGTGTTCCAGAAGCGCAAGGGGGGGTTTCTGGGGGAGAACCGCCAGGACAACGTGGTCATGGTCCCGCTCAAAATCGTGGAGATGCGCTACCCCGACCTAGAAACCGTGGTCCTCTACTGCCAGGCCCGGCCCGGGGCGCGCGCCGCCGCCTTCGACGAGGTGGAGGGCGAACTGCGCCGGCTGCGCGGACTGGGCGCCGACGAGGAATCGGACTTCACCCTCAGCACCGCCGATTCGATCATCGGGCAGATCGACCGGATCACGCTGCTGGTGCAGACCGGCACGCTGGCGATCTCCGGGCTTGGGCTTTTGGTCGGGGGGGTCGGGGTCATGAACATCATGCTGATGTCGGTCACCCAGCGGACGCGCGAGATCGGCGTGCGCAAGGCGGTGGGGGCACGCCGCCGCGACATCGTCTGGCAGTTTCTGCTCGAGGCGGCGCTGCTCACCACCATCGGGGGGCTGCTGGGGGTCCTCATCGCCGGCCTCCTCGGCCTCGTCCTGTCCTGGTTCGTCCCCAACCTGCCGGCCGTCCCCCCCGCCTGGGCCGTCGGGTCGGGCCTGGGGGTCTCCACCGCCGTCGGCATCCTCTTCGGCCTGTGGCCGGCGGTGAAGGCCGCGCGCCTCGACCCCGTGGACGCGCTGCGATACGAGTGATCCCCGCGCCGGGCGGGGTGATCGCATGCCCTCCCGCCGGCCGGGCGGAGGAAGGAGTCGCCATGGAACTGGATGTTTTCGTCACCCAACCGATCCCGCAACCGGGCCTGGACCTGCTCGCGGGGGCGCATCCGCACTTCCGCATCAACCCCGAGGAGCGCGTCCTCGGGCGCGCGCAGCTGCTCGAGGGGGTCCGGGGGGCGGCGGGGATCCTCGCCCTCCTGACCGACCGGATCGACGCCGAAGTGCTCGACGCGGCGGGGCCGCAGCTCCGGATCGTGGCCAACATGGCCGTGGGCTTTGACAACATCGACCTCCGGGCGGCCTCCGCGCGCGGCGTGATGGTCACCAACACCCCCGGGGTCCTGACCGACGCCACGGCCGACCTGGCCTGGGCCCTCCTTTTCGCGGCGGCGCGCCGCATCCCGGAAGCGGAGCGGTTCCTGCGCGCCGGGCGCTTCCGGTACTGGGGCCCCCTCCTCTTCCTCGGCGCGGACGTCGCCGGCCGCACCCTGGGCGTGGTCGGCGCCGGCCGGATCGGGAGCGCCGTGGCCCGCCGCGCGCGCGGCTTCGACATGAAGGTGCTCTACTGCAACCGCTCCCCGCGGCCCGGGCTCGAAAGCGAACTGGGCGCGCGCAAGGTCCCGCTCGAAGAGCTGCTGGCAGAGGCCGATTTCGTCTCGCTCCACCTCCCGCTGACGCCGGAAACCCGGCACCTCATCGACGCCCGCGCCCTCGCCCTGATGAAGCCGACGGCCTGTCTCATCAACACCGGCCGCGGGCCGCTCGTGGACGAAGCGGCGCTCGTCGAGGCGCTCGCGGCGGGACGGCCGGCCGGGGCGGCGCTCGACGTCTTCGAAAGGGAGCCGGAGGTGCACCCGGGCCTTCTCGCCCGGGACGACGTCGTCCTCACCCCCCATATCGGGAGCGCGACCGTCTCCGCCCGCGCGCGCATGGCGGAGATGGCGGCCGAAAATCTCCTCGCCGGCCTCCGGGGGGAAAGGCCCCCCAACCTGGTTGGCGGGGATGCCCGGGAGAAAAAACGGCCGCGGGAGTGAGGGGTCTTCAGGGATGGGTGTAGAGCACCGCCCGCTCCCCCTTCTCGAGGACCAGCCGGTCGAAGTGCTCCACTATCCTGTCCCGGCGCGCCATGAGCCCGTCGATCTCCAGGCGGGTGAGCCACCGCCCGGCCCGGGCCTCGACGTCGGCGCGCCGGAGCTCCCGCAGCCTCTCCAGGAGCCGCCGTTCGCAGCGGACGAGGTTTGCCGGGGTGCGCAGGGTGGTGTAGAGCCGGAAGGCCCGGCTGAAATCGATCATCCAGACGTGCCAGTCCTTCGAGTAGAGGATGTTCCCGAGGTTCCGGTCGGTGTCATAGACCCATTCGGAGAACACGGCCATCTTGAACATCCGCCGGTTCCAGTCCGCCGGGTCCGGGGGGGGGATGCGGTCCCGCCGCCTCTTTTCCTCGTCCATGACCACGGGCAGCCACCAGCTCAACGACCCCGTTTTCCGCTTCCACCGGCGCTCCACCGTCACCGGCATCATGTCCCCCAGTCCGAGCAGCCGCGCCAGTTCATAGGCGGCGATGTTGTATTTCCAGGAATCGCGGAAATTGATCTCCGTCTTTCCGTCGTCGAAGCGCTTGAGCGGCGTCCGCTCGTCGACCGGCTGGAAGGAGGCGTCGTGCTCCCGCTCCCCCTTGCGGAGGGTGAACCGGTAGGGGCTTGTGGTCCCCTTCCCGGTCTGAATCGCGCGCACCACCTCCGCCGTCAGGAGGAAATCGCGCATCTCCTCCTCGGTGAGTTCCGCGCCTCCGGCAGCCCCGGCGGCAAACATGGCCGGGACCAGCGCGAAAAGCGGGAGGAAGATGCGGCTGATCGGTCTCATGGGTCCCCCCGGCGCGCCGGCGGCTACTTCTTCATCCGGTTCATGAGAAAAGCTTCGATATTGAAGGTGGCGCCGTGGGCCAGGAGCGGCTGCCCGCCGGCGGCGTAGACCACCTGGCCGGTGACGTAGTCGCTCAGCCCGGAAGCCAGGAAGAGGGCGGGGCCGGCGATGTCGTCGGGGCGCCCCACCCGCTCCAGGGGGACCTCCTTCTTCGCGATGGCGTCGAAGAGCGCCTCGCGCTCCGGCCCGGCCGGCACCAGCGCGTCCCAGAAGGTGGTATCCACCGGGCCGGGGACGATGGCGTTCACGAAGATGCGCTGCGGGGCCAGCTCGAAGGCCAGGTTGGTCGCCAGCCCCAGCACCCCCGCTTTGGCCGTGTGATAGTGCAGGACCGAAACGCAGGGGCTCACCGCCCCCATGGAGGAGACGAAGAGGATCTTCCCGTACCCGGATTTCTTCATGTGGGGGAGCACCGACATCGTGACCAGGAAGGGGCCCTTCAGGTTCAGGTCCACCACCCGGTCCCACTCCGCCTCGGTGATGTTGTCGGAGTTGCCGCGCCCCGCCGTCCCCGGGACGCCGCCGGCGTTGTTGACCAGGATGTCGATCTTCCCGAATTCCCCTATGGCCGCCGCCGTCATCGCCTCGATCTCGTCGCCGCGGGTGATGTCGGCCTTCGCTGCGAGCGCCCGGCGCCCCTTCGCCCGGATTTCGCCCGCCACCCGTTCGCACGCGGCCTGGTCGAGATCGTTGATGACGAGGTCGCACCCCTCGTCGGCGAACCGGTGCGCGATTCCCCTGCCCATGCCGTTGGCGCTCCCCGTGACCAGGGCCACCCTGTTCTCCAGAAGCATCTGTACCCTCCCCGATTCAGCGCAAGCCGGGCCGCGGCGGACTCCGCGCCCCGGATCACTTAGGTGAAGACATCATTTTGGCACCTGTGATAAGGTAGTTCCCGCTCAAAGTGCCGGTTGCAGAAGCTCTTATAACATACAACAGAAGCCGCCCCGGGCGCTCGCCCTTTAAGGAGGAAATCCCATGCAGAGCCATAAGATGTTCATCGGAGGGGAGTGGGTCGACGCCCTTTCGGGCAGGACCTTCGCCACCCTGAACCCCTCCACGGGGGAGGAGATCGGCCGGGTCCCGCTCGCGGACGCGGCGGACGTGGACAGGGCGGTCCAAGCCGCCCGGGCCGCCTTCCCGGCCTGGTCCAAAAAGAGCCAGGCGGAGCGCTCGAAGATCCTGGTCCGGGTCGCCGCCCTCGTCCGGGAGCACGCCGAGGAGCTGGCGCTCATGGAGGGGATGGAGCACGGGACCCCCTACCGGGACGCGTTCGGGGTGGCGATGGGGGCCGCGGACAAGTTCGAGTACTGCGCCGGGACGGCGCCGACCCTGATGGGGCAGCACGTCCCGGTCAAGGACGGGACGCTGTCCTACCTGCAGAGGGAGCCGGCGGGGGTGGTGGGCTTCATCATCCCCTGGAACCTCCCGACCATCATGACGGCGGTCAAGCTCGCGCCCGCCCTGGCCGTCGGCAACACCTGCGTGCTCAAGCCCCCCAGCATCAACTCGATGATCGGGCTGAAGTTCGCCGAGATCTTCGCCCGGTCCGACCTGCCCCCGGGAGCCGTCAACATCATCACCGGCCCGGGCGGGAGCGTCGGCACGGCCCTGGTCACCCACCCCGGGGTGGACATGATCGGGTTCACCGGCAGCAGCGAATCGGGCAAGCGGATCCTGGCCGACGCCGCCGGGACCTGCAAGAAGTGCGTGATGGAGCTCGGCGGCAACAACCCCGTCATCGTCATGGAGGACGCCGACCTCGACGCCGCGCTCAAGGTCCTCGGCTGGAGGCAGTTCAACAACAGCGGGCAGCACTGCTCGGGGCCGGGCCGGTATTACGTCCACGAGAAGGTGTATGACGCCTTCATCGAAAAATATGTCGCCTACGCCAAAACCGTCGTGGTCGGCAACCCCGCCGACCGGAGCGTCACCATGGGCCCCGTCGTCAGCCGGGAGCACCAGGCCAGGGTGGAAGGCTACATCCGCAAGGGGGTGGAGGAGGGGGCGCGCCTCGTCTCCGGGGGGGACAAGCCGGAGGCGCTCGCCGGAGGGTTCTTCGTGATGCCTGCGATCCTGGCCGACTGCACCCACGACATGACCGTCGCCCGGGAGGAGATCTTCGGCCCCGTGGCCGTCATCCTTAAATACACGGACCGGGACGACATCGTGGCGCTGGCCAACGACTCCCCCTTCGGCCTGTGCGCCCACGTCTGGACGGGCGACATCGCCCGGGGGATGAAGCTGGTCAACGACCTGCGCGTCGGGTCGGTCTTCATCAACTGCCAGATGCTGACCAACGAAATGCCGTGGGGGACCAGTGTCAAGGAAAGCGGGATCGGCAAGGAGGGGAGCCTGCACGGCATGGCCGAGTTCACCGACCTCAAGCTGGTCTGCGTCAACTACGACGTCTAGAACGGAAACGGCACGACAGGAGGGCCTATGGCACACACTTACACGATTCTGATCGACGGGAAACTGGTCCAGCCGGTCCGGGGCGGGACCATGGAGGTCATCAACCCGGCCGACAACACCGTAGTCGCCGTCGTCCCCAAATGCGGCGAGGAGGACGTCGAGCTGGCGGTCGCGGCCGCCCGGAGGGCGCTGCCGGGGTGGAAGGGCACCTATATCGGGGCCCGGAGCGAACTCCTGATCCGGCTCGCGGCCATCCTGCGCGAGCACCAGGACGAACTGGTGCCGCTCGAGACGATGCAGTACGGGGGCCCGATCAGCAAGACCAGCCGCTTCGACATCCCCTTCGCCCCGGCGGAGCTGGAGTACATGGCGGGACTGGGCCGGAGCATGACGGGACACACCATCAGCGCCGACCCGGACGCCCGGGTCATGACGGTGCGCGAGCCGATCGGGGTGGTGGGGCTGATCACCCCCTGGAACTTCCCCCTGGTCACCGCCGTCTCCAAGCTGGCGCCCGCCCTGATCTGCGGCAACACGGTGCTCCTGAAGCCCCCCTCCTGCGCCCCGCTGACGGTCCTGAAGCTGGGCGAATACGCCGTCGAGGCGGGCTTCCCCCCCGGCGTCATCAACATTCTGTCCGGGCCCGGTTCCACCGTGGGGGAGGCAATCGTGCGCCACCCCGGCGTCGACAAGATCAACTTCACCGGGGACTCCTTCGTCGGCAAGCGCATCCTCGAACTGGCCAGCCGGAAGGTCATGCCGGTCGGGGCCGAACTCGGGGGGAAGAACCCGATGATCGTGCTCGACGACGCCAACCTGGACGGGGCGGTCGAAGGCGCCGCCTACGCCGCCTTCTTCAACTCCGGGCAGAACTGCGGCTCCCCGAGCAGGTTCTACGTCGAGGCGGGGATCTACGACCGGTTCGTCGAAAAATTCGTGGCGGCCGCCGGACGGATCACCGTCGGCGACCCGATGGACCCGGACACCATGATGGGCCCGCTCGCCTACAACGCCTGCCGCGATAACGCCGAAAGGCATATCGCGCGGGCGAAGGAGCAGGGAGCCAGACTCCTCCTCGGGGGGGAGCGCCCGAACACCCCCCGGACGAAGGACGGCGCCTTCGTCATGCCCACCATCTTCGAGGTCCACGACAACTCGATCGAACTGATGCAGGAGGAGATCTTCGCCCCCGTGGTCGGCGTCATGAAGGTAGGGAGCGCCGAAGAGGCGGTCGAGCGCGCCAACGACAGCCGCTACGGCCTCTGCGCCTCGGTCTGGACCGGCGACTACCGCAAGGGGATGCTGCTCGTCGACCGGTTGAAGGTGGGGACGGCCTGGATCAACCAGCACCTGGCCATCGTCAGCGAAACCCCCTGGGGGGGGCAGAAGGAATCGGGCTGGACCAAGGAGAACTCCATCCTGGTTCTGGACGAATACACCTACCAGAAGCACGTGTGGATCCACCTTTCGGAAACGCCCAACACCTTCTGGAAAGAACAGATAGCCCTGGACTGACACCCGGCGCATTGCGCGGGGAAGCCCCGCGCGCTACCATCACTTGAAGGAGACGATCGCATGCAGAGCGTATTTTCCAGTCCCAACCCGATTCTTTTCGGCCCCGGGTCGGCCGGGCTGACAGGGGAAAAACTCAAGGGCCTCGGCTGCACCAGGGTCCTGGTGGTCTACGATCCGGGGATCCGGGATGCCGGCATCGCCGACAAAATCGTCGGGGTCATCGAGGCCGCGGGGATCGAGGTGGTCCGCTTCGACCGCGTCGAAGCCGACCCCCCGGACTGGATGGTGGAGGAGGCCGGGGCCCTCGGCGTGCGGGAGGGGGTCGACGGGGTCGTCGGCCTCGGGGGGGGGAGTTCGCTCGACACCGCGAAGGGGGCGAAGCTCCTCTTGACCAACCCGCCGCCCATCAGCCAGTACTTCGGGCGCGAAGGGGTCGTCACCCGGCCGAGCAAGCCGCTGGTCGTCATCCCCACCACCGCGGGGACGGGGAGCGAGACGACTCCGGGCGGGGTAATCACCGACACGAAAAAGGGGATCAAGACCAACATCGCGGGGGTGGGGTGCCGAATCGACCTCGGCATCGTGGACCCCGAACTGACGGTCGGCCTCCCCCCGGCCGTCACCGCGGCGACCGGGATGGACGCCCTCTGCCACGCGGCCGAGTCGTACACCTCGGCGCTGTCGAACAGCTTCGCGGAGATCACCGGCCGGGAGGCGCTCCGCCTGATCGGCAAATACCTGGTCCGGGCCTACGAGAACGGGTCCGACATGGAGGCGCGCGAGGGGATGATGCTGGCGTCCACGCTGGGGGGGATGTCGATGTCCGGCCCCCTGTGCCACCTGGCCCACGACATCGGAAAAACCCTGGGAGCGAAATTTCACGTGCCGCACGGCAACGGCTGCGCCTCCTGCCTGCCGCAGGTGCTGGAGGCGGTCGCCGAGGCGGTGCCCGAAAAGGTCCGCTACGTCGCCGAGTGCCTCGGGGCCGAAATCCCGGCCGGCGCCTCCCCCGCGGAGATCGGGGCGGCGGCGCGCACGACGGTTCAGGCCCTCATGAAGAAGATCGGGCTTCCAAACCTCAAGTCCTTCGGCCTCGACAAGGCGGAGATCCTGGCCGTGGTGCCGGAAGGGGTCGAGATGATGCAGCAGGGGCTCACCCGGCTTTTCGGGCGGGGGACTTCGCCGGTGCCGGCCACGCGGGAGCGGGTGACGGACATCGTCTCCCGGGCCTACGACGAAAACTGAAGAGGGGAAAAATGGCAGAAAAGGCGGGATTGGATATGTCCACCAACGAAACCGGGGTCGACCCCGGTGAAATCCGCAAGGTCCAGGTCCTCACCCCCAGGCTCCAGAAACTGAAGCGGGAGTGGGAGGAGGCCGAACCGCAGGTCTACGTGGACGACACCCTCCTGTTCACCGAGTCGTGGCGGGAGACCGAGGGGCTCCCGCTGGACATCCGCTGGGCCAAGGCGCTCGAGAAACGGCTGCTGGAATGCCCCGTCGTCATCCGGGACGGGGAAATCGTGGTCGGGTCGCTGACCAAGTTCATCCGGGGGAACGGCACCCTCTGCGCCATGAAGCCGCGCGAAATCCTCGAGATGTGCGAGAAGGGGAAATTCGCCCGCAAGACGAGCGACACCGAATCGACGAAGATCACGCCCGGGGACCTCGAGGCGCTCCGGGCGGACGCCGAGTATTGGATCGGGCATATCCCCGGGGTCAGCACCGTCAACGCCGCCCTCGAGTACGACATGGGACCCGAGGTGTTCGACCTCCTCTTCGACACCGGGTGCGTGTTCGAGGGGCGCGGGGTCCGCTACAAGATGGACCGCGGCCTGTTCCAGAATTACAGCGCCTACGGCGGGGGGGTGGCCCAGGTCAGCGCCCGGTGCATCGGGGTCG includes these proteins:
- a CDS encoding aldehyde dehydrogenase, translated to MAHTYTILIDGKLVQPVRGGTMEVINPADNTVVAVVPKCGEEDVELAVAAARRALPGWKGTYIGARSELLIRLAAILREHQDELVPLETMQYGGPISKTSRFDIPFAPAELEYMAGLGRSMTGHTISADPDARVMTVREPIGVVGLITPWNFPLVTAVSKLAPALICGNTVLLKPPSCAPLTVLKLGEYAVEAGFPPGVINILSGPGSTVGEAIVRHPGVDKINFTGDSFVGKRILELASRKVMPVGAELGGKNPMIVLDDANLDGAVEGAAYAAFFNSGQNCGSPSRFYVEAGIYDRFVEKFVAAAGRITVGDPMDPDTMMGPLAYNACRDNAERHIARAKEQGARLLLGGERPNTPRTKDGAFVMPTIFEVHDNSIELMQEEIFAPVVGVMKVGSAEEAVERANDSRYGLCASVWTGDYRKGMLLVDRLKVGTAWINQHLAIVSETPWGGQKESGWTKENSILVLDEYTYQKHVWIHLSETPNTFWKEQIALD
- a CDS encoding FtsX-like permease family protein, whose product is MKTDPRPARFNRENLDFALANILAFRFRSLLTILGIIVGIVTVVLVASVLVGVRRNIALLFQEFGPDNIFAYHLNGDPGNPTIKPEELTRKPLRTEFARLLPEACPSLEDAAAQVLVPNLVGGRAVTARYRGIENTNMQLQGATWNFARVTNAELESGRAYTREEERRRAKVCLLGANVAVSLFPGGDALGKSIRVDGVLYTVTGVFQKRKGGFLGENRQDNVVMVPLKIVEMRYPDLETVVLYCQARPGARAAAFDEVEGELRRLRGLGADEESDFTLSTADSIIGQIDRITLLVQTGTLAISGLGLLVGGVGVMNIMLMSVTQRTREIGVRKAVGARRRDIVWQFLLEAALLTTIGGLLGVLIAGLLGLVLSWFVPNLPAVPPAWAVGSGLGVSTAVGILFGLWPAVKAARLDPVDALRYE
- a CDS encoding SDR family oxidoreductase — translated: MLLENRVALVTGSANGMGRGIAHRFADEGCDLVINDLDQAACERVAGEIRAKGRRALAAKADITRGDEIEAMTAAAIGEFGKIDILVNNAGGVPGTAGRGNSDNITEAEWDRVVDLNLKGPFLVTMSVLPHMKKSGYGKILFVSSMGAVSPCVSVLHYHTAKAGVLGLATNLAFELAPQRIFVNAIVPGPVDTTFWDALVPAGPEREALFDAIAKKEVPLERVGRPDDIAGPALFLASGLSDYVTGQVVYAAGGQPLLAHGATFNIEAFLMNRMKK
- a CDS encoding aldehyde dehydrogenase, which translates into the protein MQSHKMFIGGEWVDALSGRTFATLNPSTGEEIGRVPLADAADVDRAVQAARAAFPAWSKKSQAERSKILVRVAALVREHAEELALMEGMEHGTPYRDAFGVAMGAADKFEYCAGTAPTLMGQHVPVKDGTLSYLQREPAGVVGFIIPWNLPTIMTAVKLAPALAVGNTCVLKPPSINSMIGLKFAEIFARSDLPPGAVNIITGPGGSVGTALVTHPGVDMIGFTGSSESGKRILADAAGTCKKCVMELGGNNPVIVMEDADLDAALKVLGWRQFNNSGQHCSGPGRYYVHEKVYDAFIEKYVAYAKTVVVGNPADRSVTMGPVVSREHQARVEGYIRKGVEEGARLVSGGDKPEALAGGFFVMPAILADCTHDMTVAREEIFGPVAVILKYTDRDDIVALANDSPFGLCAHVWTGDIARGMKLVNDLRVGSVFINCQMLTNEMPWGTSVKESGIGKEGSLHGMAEFTDLKLVCVNYDV
- a CDS encoding iron-containing alcohol dehydrogenase — encoded protein: MQSVFSSPNPILFGPGSAGLTGEKLKGLGCTRVLVVYDPGIRDAGIADKIVGVIEAAGIEVVRFDRVEADPPDWMVEEAGALGVREGVDGVVGLGGGSSLDTAKGAKLLLTNPPPISQYFGREGVVTRPSKPLVVIPTTAGTGSETTPGGVITDTKKGIKTNIAGVGCRIDLGIVDPELTVGLPPAVTAATGMDALCHAAESYTSALSNSFAEITGREALRLIGKYLVRAYENGSDMEAREGMMLASTLGGMSMSGPLCHLAHDIGKTLGAKFHVPHGNGCASCLPQVLEAVAEAVPEKVRYVAECLGAEIPAGASPAEIGAAARTTVQALMKKIGLPNLKSFGLDKAEILAVVPEGVEMMQQGLTRLFGRGTSPVPATRERVTDIVSRAYDEN
- a CDS encoding D-glycerate dehydrogenase → MELDVFVTQPIPQPGLDLLAGAHPHFRINPEERVLGRAQLLEGVRGAAGILALLTDRIDAEVLDAAGPQLRIVANMAVGFDNIDLRAASARGVMVTNTPGVLTDATADLAWALLFAAARRIPEAERFLRAGRFRYWGPLLFLGADVAGRTLGVVGAGRIGSAVARRARGFDMKVLYCNRSPRPGLESELGARKVPLEELLAEADFVSLHLPLTPETRHLIDARALALMKPTACLINTGRGPLVDEAALVEALAAGRPAGAALDVFEREPEVHPGLLARDDVVLTPHIGSATVSARARMAEMAAENLLAGLRGERPPNLVGGDAREKKRPRE